From a single Flavobacteriales bacterium genomic region:
- a CDS encoding sigma-70 family RNA polymerase sigma factor: MRQLKITKSITNRESQSLDKYLQEIGKEGLITADIEVELAQKIKQGDGVALEKLVKANLRFVVSVAKQYQNQGLSLPDLINEGNLGLIKAAQRFDETRGFKFISYAVWWIRQSILQALAEQSRIVRLPLNQVGSLNKINKAFAKLEQEYERPPSADELAVFLDLPAEKVADTMKVSGRHISMDAPFVEGESNSLLDVLPNNDSAPADRLLLNESLSKEIDRALSTLTERERDVVKLFFGIAINHGLTLEEIGAKFDLTRERVRQIKEKAIRRLRHTSRSKLLKAYLG, from the coding sequence ATGCGTCAGCTCAAGATCACCAAATCGATCACCAACCGGGAAAGTCAGTCCCTTGACAAGTATTTGCAGGAGATCGGCAAGGAGGGCTTGATAACCGCTGATATAGAGGTGGAATTAGCCCAGAAGATCAAACAGGGCGATGGCGTAGCCTTGGAGAAATTGGTAAAAGCCAACCTACGTTTCGTGGTATCGGTTGCAAAACAATACCAGAACCAAGGTCTAAGTCTTCCCGACCTGATCAACGAAGGGAACCTAGGTCTGATCAAAGCCGCTCAGCGCTTTGATGAAACCCGTGGATTTAAATTCATCTCGTACGCCGTATGGTGGATCCGCCAGAGTATTCTACAAGCATTGGCCGAGCAGAGCCGTATCGTGCGCTTGCCGCTGAACCAAGTAGGTTCATTGAACAAGATCAACAAGGCATTCGCTAAGCTGGAGCAGGAATACGAGCGCCCACCAAGTGCGGATGAACTCGCTGTGTTTCTGGATCTTCCAGCCGAAAAGGTTGCTGATACCATGAAGGTCAGTGGTCGTCATATCAGCATGGATGCACCCTTTGTTGAGGGTGAAAGCAATAGCCTACTGGATGTGTTGCCGAACAACGATAGCGCACCAGCTGACCGTTTGCTATTGAACGAATCGTTGAGCAAAGAGATCGATCGTGCCTTGAGCACGCTTACCGAACGTGAGCGTGATGTAGTGAAATTGTTCTTTGGTATCGCCATCAACCACGGCCTCACCTTGGAGGAGATCGGTGCCAAATTCGACCTTACACGAGAGCGTGTTCGCCAGATCAAAGAGAAAGCGATACGCCGCCTACGCCATACCAGCCGCAGTAAGTTGCTGAAAGCGTATCTCGGATAG
- the dapF gene encoding diaminopimelate epimerase, with product MQINFVKWHGTGNDFVVVDDRDGSFPSGDLDLIRKLCDRHFGIGSDGLVLIQKGKGLSHDFHMEFFNPDGSQSFCGNGSRCAFAYWSELSKGRGEANFTAIDGIHNGSWRGDEVAVSLGFEGCVQLAFDGDDVDFVDNGSPHELVWVADPEAIEIMQDGPRRRFDEQHAPGGTNVNFLKPEDGSIHMRTYERGVEAETLSCGTGVVAAALSALQRNVTQTPVTVNTRGGTLHVEAELIAADTFGRIKLIGPVTRVFEGHFSF from the coding sequence ATGCAGATCAATTTTGTAAAATGGCACGGCACAGGTAATGATTTCGTCGTTGTCGACGATCGTGATGGTTCATTCCCGTCCGGTGATCTTGATCTTATCCGAAAGCTGTGCGATCGCCATTTTGGCATTGGTAGTGATGGGTTGGTCCTGATCCAGAAAGGAAAAGGACTAAGCCATGATTTCCACATGGAGTTCTTCAATCCAGATGGCAGTCAGAGTTTTTGTGGCAATGGAAGTCGGTGTGCTTTTGCTTATTGGAGCGAGTTGAGCAAGGGTAGGGGAGAAGCAAATTTCACAGCGATCGACGGTATCCACAATGGATCTTGGAGAGGAGATGAAGTGGCGGTTTCACTGGGATTCGAGGGTTGCGTGCAATTGGCTTTCGATGGGGACGATGTGGATTTCGTTGATAATGGTTCACCACACGAACTGGTCTGGGTAGCTGATCCGGAGGCTATTGAGATCATGCAGGATGGTCCACGTCGGCGATTTGATGAACAACATGCTCCGGGTGGCACGAATGTCAATTTTCTGAAGCCGGAAGATGGATCCATTCATATGCGCACTTACGAACGCGGAGTGGAGGCGGAGACATTAAGTTGCGGAACAGGAGTTGTTGCTGCTGCGCTCAGTGCATTACAAAGGAATGTGACCCAAACACCAGTTACTGTGAATACACGCGGAGGTACCTTACATGTGGAAGCAGAGCTGATCGCTGCTGATACTTTTGGTCGCATCAAATTGATAGGCCCGGTAACGCGAGTCTTTGAAGGCCATTTCTCATTTTAG
- a CDS encoding trypsin-like peptidase domain-containing protein, with protein MKQAFGYFTMGLAGAILAIGGNHLLSKNSNSAALSQERPVVRYVNLPNANGGTTSALDFTVAAENTVNGVVHVTTETAVNVRDPFADLFWGNRAPMQQQLRQGAGSGVIVSTDGYIVTNNHVVEGADKIQVHLNDNRMYEGTVVGRDPSTDIALLKINAENLSSVSYGNSDNVRVGEWVLAVGNPMNLTSTVTAGIVSAKARNINLLQYDPTRDVFPIESFIQTDAAVNPGNSGGALVNVNGDLVGINTAIASNTGTYTGYSFAVPVNIVKKVAADLLEFGSVQRAYLGVSIRDMDQKLADETKVGQIRGVYVNGVSDGGAAQQSGMKAGDVIMKVGNIDVNNVPQLQEQVSKFRPGNKVPVTVMRSGEEKVFDMTLRGKEGTTVAKVETRSEGMTALGAELRAVTSDEMKALAIQNGVKVTSINGGKFRSSGIREGFIITRIDQEAVNRPEDVERILANKKGGVLIEGVYANGTKAYYGLGL; from the coding sequence ATGAAACAAGCGTTCGGATATTTCACAATGGGTCTCGCCGGAGCGATCCTCGCGATCGGAGGTAACCATTTGCTTTCAAAAAATTCCAATAGTGCAGCGCTCTCGCAAGAGCGACCTGTCGTGCGTTACGTGAATCTGCCTAACGCAAATGGCGGGACCACTTCAGCACTCGACTTTACAGTAGCCGCGGAGAATACCGTGAATGGTGTAGTACACGTGACGACTGAAACAGCGGTTAACGTTCGTGACCCGTTCGCTGATCTCTTTTGGGGCAACCGAGCACCCATGCAGCAGCAATTGAGGCAAGGTGCGGGCAGCGGTGTTATTGTTAGCACGGATGGATATATCGTTACGAATAACCACGTGGTTGAGGGTGCGGATAAGATCCAGGTACACTTGAATGATAACAGGATGTATGAAGGTACTGTTGTCGGTCGTGACCCGAGTACTGATATCGCATTATTGAAGATCAATGCGGAAAACCTTTCTTCCGTTTCCTACGGGAATAGTGATAATGTACGCGTTGGTGAATGGGTGCTTGCTGTTGGTAATCCGATGAATCTTACAAGCACGGTAACTGCAGGCATCGTAAGCGCCAAGGCGAGGAACATCAATCTCCTCCAGTATGACCCGACACGGGATGTATTCCCGATCGAATCGTTCATACAGACCGATGCTGCTGTGAACCCCGGCAATAGTGGTGGTGCGTTGGTGAACGTAAATGGTGATCTTGTGGGGATCAACACGGCCATCGCAAGTAACACAGGAACCTATACCGGGTACTCTTTTGCAGTACCTGTGAACATCGTTAAAAAGGTTGCTGCGGACCTGCTCGAGTTCGGTAGCGTGCAGCGGGCATATCTCGGTGTGAGCATTCGTGACATGGATCAGAAATTGGCCGACGAGACGAAAGTCGGCCAAATACGTGGGGTCTACGTGAATGGTGTCTCTGATGGTGGAGCCGCACAACAATCCGGAATGAAGGCCGGTGATGTGATCATGAAGGTGGGCAATATCGACGTGAACAACGTACCACAGCTCCAAGAGCAGGTGAGTAAATTCCGACCAGGCAACAAGGTACCGGTTACGGTTATGCGCTCCGGGGAAGAGAAGGTCTTTGATATGACACTTCGTGGAAAAGAAGGTACAACAGTGGCCAAAGTTGAAACACGAAGTGAGGGAATGACTGCTTTAGGTGCTGAACTGCGCGCGGTAACGTCAGATGAAATGAAGGCACTTGCGATCCAAAATGGCGTTAAAGTCACCTCCATCAATGGTGGGAAATTCAGGAGCTCCGGTATACGCGAGGGTTTCATAATAACCCGGATCGATCAGGAAGCAGTGAACCGACCTGAAGATGTGGAACGAATTCTGGCCAATAAAAAAGGTGGCGTATTGATTGAAGGAGTGTATGCCAACGGCACCAAAGCATACTACGGATTGGGTCTTTGA